Proteins from one Besnoitia besnoiti strain Bb-Ger1 chromosome XIII, whole genome shotgun sequence genomic window:
- a CDS encoding hypothetical protein (encoded by transcript BESB_029940) translates to MLRMWASICVATMEIEVPHNSPDSSWPMGTDVLLYSQCGVRLSFALAADIDPACVSRTEEAVEVRLDSPPTSSFDEDQQAQRESEKSKEHVEPSQDVTGLGSYEETRTHLTDLMQQYRVCQAKRRLVRRRIDIIRRRGGQHSAGSRGRRGTYAHFKRRHREPSQEQSSGFSGDGDATGRISSSAKAWKEAAASKTPATQHNAADDVAAAQQQDTVRRGVEIGDGTRVQWPWVGVSPPQNSLNAELQTAQVLQVHVVQPPARVLIPTEPSASAALGAFGTSADPVLTEGLLREVHPRPAASRNRRFPATPVRYTVEPPEPERAAAEAGTGPTTLDRFGMEEEETAVSAESALAKETAPEPSTITTPELRLSPVTSALSPAATEDEGTSTTAGQPRRQQKASKFIRRLRRTKLGALRRGRTPYIMERAYVLASRQQGETGYATQLDQGTIPTLPRAGNVSIIPGMVSAPELLPSQTGESASDRTSQWPFVNLRQPLFLLTTAHESSAVPQPFVRPSGELVAPQSGSSSAEAPGPWMSAYTDYAVEPNSDREYAAAADGSNVERRQ, encoded by the exons CCGCACTGAAGAGGCTGTAGAAGTCCGACTTGATTCACCACCTACCAGCAGCTTTGATGAGGACCaacaggcgcagagagaatcTGAAAAGAGTAAAGAACATGTCGAGCCCTCTCAGGATGTGACTGGCCTCGGGTCTTACGAAGAGACAAGGACCCATCTGACTGACCTGATGCAGCAGTATAGGGTCTgccaggcgaagaggagacttGTCAGGAGGAGGATTGACATCATCAGGCGCAGGGGGGGGCAACACTCCGCTGGAAGCAGGGGACGCCGAGGCACTTATGCA CACTTCAAGCGCAGACACAGGGAGCCGTCGCAGGAGCAGAGCAGCGGATTTAGCGGAGATGGAGATGCTACTGGAAGAATCTCAAGCTCTGC GAAAGCGtggaaggaggcggcagcctccAAGACTCCAGCGACCCAGCACaacgccgccgacgacgtcGCGGCCGCACAACAGCAGGATACGGTCCGACGGGGAGTGGAGATCGGAGACG GCACCCGCGTTCAGTGGCCGTGGGTGGGAGTGTCTCCGCCCCAAAACTCGCTGAACGCGGAGTTGCAAACGGCACAAGTCCTTCAAGTGCACGTCGTGCAGCCTCCAGCCCGCGTACTGATACCTACAGAACccagcgccagcgcagcgcttGGTGCATTTGGCACCAGTGCAGATCCGGTTCTGACAGAGGGGCTTCTCAGAGAGGTGCACCCCCGCCCGGCGGCCAGTCGAAATCGGCGCTTCCCCGCGACTCCAGTGCGCTACACAGTGGAACCACCAGAACCAGAGAGAGCAGCAGCCGAAGCAGGGACAGGGCCTACTACTTTAGACCGATTCGGTAtggaggaagaggaaacgGCCGTGTCTGCTGAGAGTGCCCTCGCCAAAGAAACGGCGCCTGAGCCTAGCACCATAACGACGCCGGAGCTGCGCCTGTCACCGGTGACATCCGCACTCTCACCGGCGGCAACTGAGGACGAGGGCACGTCTACAACAGCGGGTCAGCCCAGGCGACAGCAGAAAGCATCGAAGTTCATTCGACGTCTGCGTAGGACGAAACTTGGTGCGcttcggcgcgggcggacACCCTATATCATGGAGCGAGCATATGTACTAGCGAGCCGCCAGCAGGGAGAAACAGGATATGCAACGCAGCTAGACCAAGGGACCATTCCGACACTTCCCAGAGCTGGCAATGTTTCGATTATCCCTGGCATGGTCAGTGCCCCCGAGCTCCTGCCGTCACAGACTGGTGAGTCGGCTTCGGATCGCACGTCTCAGTGGCCGTTCGTAAATCTCCGCCAGCCACTCTTCCTCCTTACCACCGCTCACGAAAGCTCCGCGGTCCCGCAGCCTTTCGTGAGGCCGAGCGGTGAGCTCGTAGCCCCACAGTCCGGCAGTAGCTCTGCTGAGGCTCCTGGCCCGTGGATGTCCGCATACACCGATTATGCTGTGGAACCCAATTCCGACCGAGAGtacgccgcagcggcagatgGGAGTAACGTGGAAAGAAGACAATGA